From a single Alkalihalophilus pseudofirmus genomic region:
- a CDS encoding DUF2515 domain-containing protein: MTISTNELQLIKKSVEKHNRDNISRTKAYERFYERNPEIRWAMLAGIVSRNAGWNMTDLSSKWFQGILDKNSRATIFAMYERANWIIFQDAYPQLLLYEWAKKKQLPVFEQLKTFHVSEFMRQEWEIFWEARDEVRLCTSLIINEQQLLELEVMSSGLFQKNVFHTLRYQLEEHAHFSYVLLPTMNGSIYGQYVRNFTHVNQRIELGKRLAMILFHPVVHKDILQFTRKVEHTGLRRDYERICEITSPNTSPMLRVLHPVYHHKPPKGLDWFSSRKPLSPLFKRVKETRPEEIREWVHTKRVELYWIYKWGQLFMHK; encoded by the coding sequence ATGACTATATCTACGAATGAACTTCAATTAATAAAGAAGTCTGTTGAAAAACATAACAGAGATAATATTAGCCGAACAAAAGCATATGAACGCTTTTATGAGAGAAACCCAGAGATCAGATGGGCAATGCTTGCGGGAATTGTTTCTAGAAACGCCGGCTGGAATATGACGGATTTATCGAGTAAATGGTTTCAAGGTATTCTTGACAAAAACTCTCGTGCTACTATTTTTGCCATGTACGAGCGAGCAAATTGGATCATTTTCCAAGACGCTTACCCACAACTTCTACTATATGAATGGGCGAAGAAAAAACAACTACCCGTTTTTGAACAATTAAAGACATTTCACGTATCCGAATTTATGAGACAGGAATGGGAAATATTTTGGGAAGCAAGGGATGAAGTGAGGTTATGTACTTCCTTAATTATTAATGAACAACAATTGTTAGAGTTAGAAGTAATGAGCAGCGGGCTTTTTCAAAAAAATGTGTTCCATACATTGCGCTATCAACTGGAGGAACATGCGCATTTCAGCTATGTTCTTCTGCCCACGATGAACGGATCCATTTATGGTCAGTATGTCCGGAATTTTACTCATGTTAATCAACGAATTGAACTGGGAAAAAGGTTGGCGATGATTTTATTTCACCCTGTAGTTCATAAAGATATCTTACAATTTACGCGAAAAGTTGAACATACTGGTTTAAGAAGAGACTATGAGCGAATATGTGAGATCACATCCCCTAATACAAGCCCTATGCTGCGCGTTTTACATCCGGTCTATCATCATAAGCCTCCTAAAGGACTGGATTGGTTTTCCTCCCGGAAGCCGCTTTCTCCTTTATTTAAGCGGGTAAAAGAAACAAGGCCTGAGGAAATCAGGGAATGGGTCCATACGAAGAGGGTAGAACTTTATTGGATTTATAAGTGGGGGCAACTATTTATGCATAAATAA
- the racA gene encoding chromosome-anchoring protein RacA has translation MEMTMKTKEVSEQLGVNPTTIQRWMKFFNIHCETNEHGHYFFTDEQLVVLKTIQAQLQEGKKMKEVDLSEYSSIISKSPSTDTKIQKQTKAVNVHAGVYEEKLENVLKRVEDLEAELSKKADEVVSYQLLKHRSEIENMMKMLQKLEARIDKMEEKVTPDEEVELPVAAGAEPKRKWRSFKQMFSF, from the coding sequence ATGGAAATGACGATGAAAACAAAAGAGGTTTCAGAGCAGTTAGGGGTAAATCCGACAACCATTCAACGCTGGATGAAGTTCTTTAATATTCACTGTGAGACAAATGAACATGGTCACTACTTTTTTACTGATGAACAGCTTGTTGTATTAAAAACAATCCAAGCACAGCTTCAAGAAGGCAAAAAAATGAAAGAAGTGGACTTAAGTGAATACTCATCGATCATTTCTAAGAGTCCATCAACGGATACAAAGATCCAAAAGCAAACTAAAGCAGTAAACGTCCATGCTGGGGTATATGAAGAAAAGCTTGAAAATGTGCTGAAACGAGTAGAGGACCTTGAAGCTGAACTTTCTAAAAAAGCAGATGAAGTGGTAAGTTATCAATTATTAAAGCACCGTTCGGAAATTGAAAATATGATGAAAATGCTTCAAAAGCTGGAGGCTAGGATTGATAAAATGGAGGAAAAAGTAACACCAGACGAGGAAGTGGAATTACCGGTTGCAGCTGGGGCAGAACCGAAAAGAAAGTGGAGGTCGTTTAAGCAGATGTTTTCCTTTTAA
- a CDS encoding YppE family protein — translation MLSKEELDLKTYNEELLRLNEEAESYYINQVRKEGYEPDFFGVVKPFADRVKETSENWKPLAEAFVLKTKPKHLYPIQITHTFDNLEVVAIKSFYPKTGLKKQIETFKSVAFVLNQLNQLLDEEQDTTHH, via the coding sequence ATGCTTTCCAAAGAAGAATTAGATTTAAAAACATACAACGAAGAACTTCTTCGTCTAAATGAAGAAGCAGAATCTTATTATATAAATCAGGTTCGAAAAGAAGGATATGAACCTGATTTTTTTGGTGTGGTAAAACCATTTGCTGATCGCGTTAAAGAAACAAGCGAAAATTGGAAGCCGCTTGCAGAAGCGTTTGTGTTGAAAACAAAGCCTAAGCATTTATATCCGATCCAAATCACTCACACGTTTGATAATTTAGAAGTGGTGGCGATTAAATCCTTTTATCCAAAAACAGGGTTGAAAAAGCAAATTGAAACCTTTAAATCGGTTGCGTTTGTCCTCAATCAGTTAAATCAATTGCTCGATGAAGAACAGGATACAACCCATCATTAA
- a CDS encoding sulfurtransferase: MNQNLPFIKTAKEVKSLIEDGASLRLIDCRTKLGDPSDGRRRYEESHLPNAAYVDLEGDLTGEKGEHGGRHPLPTPEALGEMFSHLGIDKETMVVAYDDEGGAFASRLWWMLSYVGHENVYILNGGFKEWTEHGFPVTKEKPVFTKKDFSVNVQPHMTISKEEVAASLNEAILIDSRELARYQGISEPVDKKAGRIPGAVHGFWKENLDESGMWKDEHRLRERFADLHFDEEIIVYCGSGVTACPNILALKGLGYQNVKLYPGSWSDWITYPDAPIEKEPQS; encoded by the coding sequence ATGAATCAAAACCTGCCATTTATTAAAACAGCTAAAGAGGTCAAAAGCTTAATAGAGGATGGGGCTTCGCTCCGTTTAATTGATTGCAGAACAAAGCTTGGTGACCCAAGTGATGGCCGCCGAAGGTATGAAGAAAGTCATCTTCCTAATGCGGCTTACGTGGATCTTGAAGGGGATCTGACTGGCGAGAAAGGAGAGCATGGCGGCAGACATCCATTGCCAACGCCTGAAGCACTAGGGGAGATGTTCAGCCACTTAGGAATTGACAAAGAAACAATGGTCGTTGCGTATGATGATGAGGGCGGTGCATTTGCTTCTAGACTGTGGTGGATGTTATCTTATGTCGGCCATGAAAACGTCTATATATTAAATGGCGGATTTAAAGAGTGGACGGAGCACGGCTTTCCTGTTACAAAAGAAAAACCTGTTTTCACAAAGAAGGACTTTTCTGTAAATGTACAGCCGCATATGACGATTTCAAAAGAAGAAGTAGCCGCATCGCTTAATGAGGCTATTCTGATTGACTCTAGGGAGCTTGCAAGGTATCAAGGGATTTCAGAGCCTGTTGATAAGAAAGCGGGCCGGATTCCAGGAGCGGTTCATGGCTTCTGGAAGGAAAACTTAGATGAATCTGGAATGTGGAAAGATGAACATCGTTTAAGAGAACGTTTTGCTGATCTGCATTTTGATGAAGAAATTATCGTCTACTGTGGTTCTGGCGTCACGGCTTGCCCGAATATTCTAGCTCTAAAGGGCTTAGGTTATCAAAATGTAAAACTGTACCCAGGCAGCTGGAGTGATTGGATTACCTATCCGGATGCCCCGATAGAAAAAGAACCGCAATCATAA
- a CDS encoding trimeric intracellular cation channel family protein → MTFDVLNVIGTVAFALSGVIVAMEEDYDLMGVYILGLVTAFGGGAIRNLLIGVPVSALWDQGTLFTIAIIVMTVAFIFPSLWINRWLKFGILFDAMGLAAFAIQGAMYATEMGHPLSAVLVAAALTGTGGGMIRDVLAGRKPLFLRKEIYIGWTLIAGLAIGLNLVTGTIGLWLVFIVMVVLRMLSVHYQWQLPHRKIEQPAN, encoded by the coding sequence ATGACGTTTGATGTGTTAAATGTTATTGGGACCGTCGCCTTTGCACTGAGTGGCGTCATTGTCGCAATGGAGGAAGATTACGACTTAATGGGTGTATATATCCTCGGCCTTGTCACCGCTTTTGGCGGCGGTGCAATTCGAAACCTGCTTATCGGGGTGCCTGTGTCAGCACTTTGGGATCAAGGAACTTTATTCACAATTGCTATTATTGTTATGACTGTTGCCTTTATTTTCCCTTCCCTTTGGATTAACAGATGGCTGAAATTCGGTATCCTGTTTGATGCGATGGGTCTTGCTGCTTTTGCCATTCAAGGGGCCATGTATGCCACAGAAATGGGACATCCGCTAAGTGCCGTTCTTGTTGCTGCAGCGCTCACAGGAACAGGGGGCGGCATGATTAGAGATGTATTAGCAGGCAGAAAACCATTATTCTTGCGAAAAGAAATTTATATTGGCTGGACATTGATTGCGGGTCTCGCGATCGGTCTTAATTTAGTAACAGGAACAATCGGGCTGTGGCTGGTATTTATTGTAATGGTTGTACTTAGAATGTTGTCCGTCCATTATCAGTGGCAGCTTCCACACCGCAAAATTGAACAGCCAGCAAACTAA
- the ilvA gene encoding threonine ammonia-lyase IlvA — protein sequence MGTLHIEDIIIANQRLKDVVTHTPLQKNQVLSERYQCNVYLKREDLQVVRSFKIRGAFHQISSLPVEELNNGVVCASAGNHAQGVAYSCHTLKITGKIFMPSTTPRQKVDQVKFFGKEYVEVILIGDTFDDSFNEAMKYCEEHQMAFIHPFDQEKIVAGQGTVGMEIMNDIEENIDYLFSSIGGGGLISGTGTYIKSISPRTKIIGCEPSGAPAMKESIEQGKVIELEKIDKFVDGAAVKKVGDLPFEICQKILDDIVLVPEGKICTTILELYNQNAIVAEPAGAMPISALDFYKDEIKGKTVVCVVSGGNNDIGRMQEMRERSLIYEGLQHYFIVQFPQRAGALREFISDVLGPDDDITRFEYTKKNNKANGPVLIGIELKCDEDYDHLIDRLEKKGFGYHEINKNESLFNLLI from the coding sequence ATGGGAACCTTACACATTGAAGATATCATCATTGCCAATCAACGATTAAAGGATGTCGTTACACACACGCCGCTTCAAAAAAATCAAGTGTTATCTGAACGTTATCAATGTAATGTCTATTTGAAACGTGAAGACTTGCAAGTTGTTCGTTCATTTAAAATCCGAGGTGCTTTCCACCAAATATCAAGCTTGCCAGTAGAAGAATTAAACAATGGGGTCGTATGTGCGAGTGCTGGTAATCATGCTCAAGGTGTTGCTTATTCTTGCCATACCCTAAAGATCACTGGCAAGATCTTTATGCCTTCAACTACACCTAGGCAGAAAGTAGATCAAGTGAAATTCTTTGGTAAGGAATATGTGGAAGTCATTTTAATTGGTGATACATTTGACGATTCTTTTAATGAAGCAATGAAATATTGCGAAGAGCATCAAATGGCATTTATTCACCCCTTTGACCAAGAAAAAATTGTAGCCGGTCAAGGAACAGTGGGTATGGAAATTATGAATGATATTGAAGAAAATATAGACTACTTATTTTCATCTATTGGCGGCGGCGGATTAATCAGCGGAACTGGAACATATATTAAGAGTATTTCACCACGCACAAAGATCATCGGATGTGAGCCTTCAGGCGCACCGGCGATGAAAGAATCGATCGAACAAGGAAAAGTTATTGAACTTGAAAAGATTGATAAATTTGTGGACGGTGCCGCTGTAAAAAAAGTAGGTGATCTTCCATTTGAGATTTGTCAAAAGATCCTTGATGATATCGTGTTAGTACCTGAAGGGAAAATTTGTACAACCATCCTGGAGTTGTACAACCAGAATGCGATTGTCGCAGAACCTGCAGGGGCTATGCCGATCTCTGCCCTCGACTTCTATAAAGATGAAATTAAAGGAAAAACGGTTGTTTGTGTAGTTAGTGGAGGTAACAACGATATTGGACGTATGCAGGAAATGAGGGAACGTTCGTTGATCTATGAAGGGCTGCAACATTATTTTATTGTTCAATTCCCGCAGCGTGCCGGGGCATTAAGAGAATTTATCTCAGATGTGCTTGGGCCGGATGATGATATTACACGTTTTGAGTATACAAAGAAAAATAATAAGGCAAATGGACCTGTCCTGATTGGAATCGAACTTAAATGTGATGAAGATTACGATCACTTAATAGATCGATTGGAGAAAAAAGGATTCGGTTATCATGAAATCAACAAAAATGAAAGTTTATTCAACTTATTAATTTGA
- a CDS encoding chemotaxis protein, translated as MALNQEGILLDSGTNELEVIVFNVGNGTYGINVMKVREIVQTQTVTHIPNSHPHIEGMIRLRDEVLTVVNLKEVLGCVSEGDDSQDKFIVSELNKMKVAFRVSGVSRIHRISWEQIEKPTELSQGLQSATTGVIKLDGQMILLLDFEKIVVDINPSKGINVEQVRKLGRRERSHKKIVVAEDSAMLRKLLHQTLAEAGYEQVTFFENGKEALDYLEYLQTSDEHTVEEEVQLVITDLEMPKMDGLHLTRRIKEDDDFKRIPVIIFSSLITDDLYHKGIAVGADRQVSKPEIVKLIEEIDLLV; from the coding sequence ATGGCGTTAAATCAAGAGGGGATTTTGCTTGATTCGGGAACAAATGAGCTTGAAGTCATAGTGTTTAATGTTGGAAATGGTACGTATGGGATAAATGTGATGAAAGTTCGTGAGATTGTTCAGACGCAAACCGTAACCCATATTCCTAATAGTCATCCGCATATTGAAGGAATGATTCGTCTGCGTGATGAGGTGTTAACAGTTGTTAACTTAAAAGAAGTATTAGGGTGTGTGAGCGAGGGAGACGACAGTCAAGATAAGTTTATCGTTTCTGAGTTAAATAAAATGAAAGTTGCTTTCCGTGTCAGCGGCGTTTCGAGAATTCATCGTATTTCTTGGGAACAAATTGAAAAGCCGACTGAATTATCTCAAGGGCTCCAAAGTGCAACAACAGGGGTCATTAAACTTGACGGACAAATGATTCTGCTTCTTGACTTTGAGAAAATTGTAGTAGATATTAATCCATCAAAAGGAATCAATGTGGAACAAGTTAGAAAGCTCGGGAGAAGAGAGCGCAGTCATAAAAAAATTGTCGTAGCGGAAGATTCAGCTATGTTGCGTAAGCTGCTTCATCAGACCTTAGCTGAGGCGGGGTATGAACAAGTAACTTTCTTTGAAAATGGGAAAGAGGCGCTTGATTACCTTGAATATCTTCAAACGTCAGATGAGCATACGGTTGAAGAAGAGGTACAGCTTGTTATAACAGATCTTGAGATGCCGAAAATGGATGGACTCCATTTAACAAGACGGATAAAAGAAGATGATGATTTTAAACGAATCCCCGTTATTATCTTTTCCTCTTTAATTACTGATGACTTATATCATAAGGGGATTGCAGTTGGTGCAGACAGACAGGTTAGTAAACCTGAAATCGTAAAATTAATAGAAGAGATTGATCTTTTAGTATAG
- a CDS encoding YitT family protein, with the protein MERYKGIGLVLAGLLLTSFGLRFLAMHDLTFGGTAGLATVLTYMSPWSWGLLFFLVNLPFFIISWTKLGKWFTLSSLLSITAISVIRDFLDVMPFFNVPLWLATALAGIFIGIGVTLVLNNGSSLGGIHILALYMDQKWGINRGVTIFVSDFLIILFAALLVGFQQALLSVLVIFVASTIIGRYKKSPIPKEAENGEDAYVSMPAKSIHE; encoded by the coding sequence GTGGAGAGGTATAAAGGCATAGGCCTTGTTTTGGCAGGGCTGTTATTGACTTCTTTTGGGCTGCGTTTTTTAGCTATGCATGATTTGACGTTTGGCGGTACGGCAGGACTTGCTACAGTGTTAACATATATGAGCCCGTGGAGCTGGGGTTTATTATTTTTCTTAGTGAATTTGCCTTTCTTTATCATTTCGTGGACGAAGCTAGGTAAATGGTTTACTTTATCAAGTTTACTTTCCATTACTGCTATTTCAGTGATCAGAGATTTCCTTGATGTGATGCCTTTTTTCAATGTTCCTTTATGGCTTGCAACTGCATTAGCTGGGATTTTCATTGGGATAGGTGTAACACTTGTCTTGAATAATGGGTCATCTCTTGGGGGTATTCATATTTTAGCTCTGTATATGGATCAAAAATGGGGAATTAATCGAGGGGTTACAATTTTTGTTAGTGATTTCTTAATTATTTTATTTGCTGCCTTGTTAGTAGGCTTCCAACAAGCCTTGTTATCTGTTCTTGTGATTTTTGTGGCAAGTACCATTATCGGGCGTTACAAGAAGTCCCCGATTCCAAAAGAAGCAGAAAATGGCGAAGACGCTTATGTATCTATGCCTGCTAAAAGCATTCATGAATAA
- the rnz gene encoding ribonuclease Z, translating to MEFHFLGTGSGVPAIERNVSAMAIRFLQQKGTQWLFDCGEATQHQLLHSPITLTKIDRIFITHLHGDHIFGLPGLMGSRSFQGALSPLVIYGPRGLAEFIEASLAVSKTHLRYPYEVIELEEGFMFETEHLSVEALALNHVMPSFAFKVTEKDKPGTLDIKKIEAYNIPKGPHYQTLKEGKTITLEDGRTINGQEFVGPQKNGRVVVIAGDTRPTKEMIKFSREADILIHEATFRADKADHAVQFGHSTTLEAASLAKEAKVKTLLLTHISSRYTGEEEAFLKEAKTIFENTHLAHDLMVYTLSS from the coding sequence ATGGAATTTCATTTTTTAGGAACTGGTTCAGGAGTTCCAGCTATTGAGAGAAATGTAAGTGCGATGGCGATACGTTTTTTGCAGCAAAAAGGCACTCAATGGTTGTTTGACTGCGGAGAAGCGACTCAGCATCAATTATTGCATTCACCCATCACTTTAACAAAAATTGACCGGATTTTTATCACACATCTACACGGCGATCATATTTTTGGACTGCCTGGATTGATGGGTTCAAGGTCTTTTCAGGGAGCGCTGAGTCCTCTTGTCATTTATGGACCCAGAGGCTTAGCTGAGTTTATTGAGGCGTCTCTAGCTGTATCAAAAACTCATCTTCGGTATCCATATGAAGTGATTGAACTTGAAGAAGGCTTCATGTTTGAAACAGAACATCTTTCAGTGGAAGCATTGGCACTAAATCATGTGATGCCTAGCTTTGCGTTTAAGGTGACTGAAAAAGATAAACCAGGTACATTGGATATTAAGAAAATAGAAGCGTACAATATCCCAAAAGGTCCACATTATCAAACGTTAAAAGAGGGAAAAACGATTACTTTAGAAGATGGTCGCACGATCAATGGACAGGAATTTGTCGGCCCCCAAAAAAATGGCCGGGTTGTGGTGATTGCAGGAGATACAAGGCCTACTAAAGAAATGATTAAATTCAGCAGGGAAGCAGATATTTTGATTCATGAGGCAACATTTAGAGCGGATAAAGCGGATCATGCTGTTCAATTTGGTCACAGCACAACACTAGAAGCGGCCTCTCTTGCAAAAGAAGCAAAAGTTAAGACTCTGCTGCTCACTCATATCAGCTCAAGGTATACAGGTGAGGAAGAGGCGTTTCTCAAAGAGGCTAAAACGATTTTTGAAAACACGCATCTTGCTCATGATTTGATGGTGTATACGCTTAGTTCATGA
- a CDS encoding YtzC family protein: protein MMANRDQMESCMEKAESVIEQVQKVYDDARRVQPGTEEEYTNAQMMLEEMSGELDDVLRAATPEQREALNRKQQQIRQLQNNMILKR, encoded by the coding sequence ATGATGGCTAACCGTGACCAAATGGAATCATGTATGGAGAAAGCAGAATCAGTTATTGAACAAGTTCAAAAAGTGTATGATGACGCTAGACGCGTTCAACCCGGAACAGAAGAAGAGTATACAAATGCTCAAATGATGTTAGAGGAAATGAGCGGGGAGCTTGATGATGTGCTAAGAGCGGCGACTCCAGAACAGCGTGAGGCACTTAATCGTAAACAGCAGCAGATCAGACAGCTGCAAAATAATATGATCCTAAAACGCTAA
- a CDS encoding thioredoxin family protein: MMESITEQELNERLKSKEELQFVFVTTPLCGTCKLARRMLMILEESAPEFKPLELNVNTAAGFANRWKIKSVPVLLVFKKGLGVERIYAFHSIAHLYEMLKPYVGKESIHNLGEDKKGR, encoded by the coding sequence ATGATGGAGAGTATTACGGAACAAGAATTAAATGAACGTCTCAAAAGTAAGGAAGAATTACAATTTGTGTTTGTGACAACCCCTCTTTGCGGAACGTGTAAATTGGCTAGGAGAATGCTTATGATCCTTGAGGAGTCTGCACCTGAATTTAAACCGCTAGAATTGAATGTCAATACCGCGGCAGGCTTTGCAAACAGGTGGAAAATTAAAAGTGTTCCCGTATTGCTCGTTTTTAAAAAAGGCTTAGGTGTAGAAAGAATCTATGCTTTTCACTCCATCGCTCATTTGTATGAAATGTTAAAACCATATGTAGGCAAAGAAAGCATACATAATCTAGGTGAAGATAAAAAGGGGAGATAG
- a CDS encoding BrxA/BrxB family bacilliredoxin — MSMHYEEYMKQVVLPMRKELTDAGFRELTTAEEVDQYMKDAEGTTLVVINSVCGCAAGLARPAAITSLSHDHTPDHLVTVFAGQDKEATATMRSYFSDIPPSSPSMAILKGSEVVHFIPREQIEGAAPESIIRNLALAYNEHCQS, encoded by the coding sequence ATGTCAATGCATTATGAAGAATATATGAAGCAGGTAGTACTGCCAATGAGAAAAGAACTGACGGATGCCGGCTTTCGTGAATTAACAACAGCTGAGGAAGTAGATCAATATATGAAGGATGCTGAGGGTACAACGCTTGTTGTTATTAACTCTGTGTGCGGGTGTGCAGCAGGGCTTGCAAGACCTGCTGCGATAACATCGTTATCACACGATCACACGCCAGATCATTTGGTGACAGTATTTGCTGGGCAAGATAAAGAAGCAACTGCTACGATGCGTTCTTATTTCAGTGATATTCCGCCATCTTCTCCATCAATGGCAATTTTGAAAGGATCTGAGGTCGTTCACTTTATCCCTCGTGAGCAAATTGAAGGAGCAGCCCCTGAATCGATTATTCGAAATTTAGCTCTTGCATACAACGAACATTGCCAGTCATAA
- a CDS encoding peroxiredoxin family protein yields MNSTAPDFTLPALNGTDSVTLSALKGKVVLLTFFTTWCPDSKRDILEKQALFQSMNRDDVKMIFVHVTGRDSSVDLSKWQEEMQLTLPVYMDLGTKTYDAYRCMGVPTTVLIDKDQSIKGLYNDKARMIDIIKGLGGLL; encoded by the coding sequence ATGAACTCAACAGCCCCTGATTTTACACTGCCAGCATTAAACGGTACAGACTCTGTTACATTAAGTGCATTAAAGGGGAAAGTTGTCCTACTAACTTTCTTTACAACTTGGTGCCCTGATTCGAAAAGAGACATTTTAGAAAAACAGGCGCTTTTTCAATCGATGAATCGAGACGATGTCAAAATGATTTTTGTTCATGTAACAGGACGAGATTCATCTGTTGATCTAAGTAAGTGGCAAGAAGAGATGCAGCTTACTCTGCCTGTTTATATGGATCTTGGTACAAAAACGTATGATGCTTACCGTTGTATGGGGGTTCCAACGACGGTGTTGATCGATAAAGACCAGTCCATTAAAGGCCTCTACAATGATAAAGCTCGTATGATAGACATTATAAAAGGCCTAGGCGGCCTTTTATAA
- a CDS encoding metallophosphoesterase family protein — MRFAFLSDIHGNATALEAVITDLNKKDVDHIVVLGDLSFRGPEPKRCLNLIRSLDASVVKGNADEWLVRGFNEGEVPKEALDGLNKERDWTLKRLNDEDLTYLSELPSEMIVDRGQDQLIHAFHATPTSLFENVYPDETTKIEHQLMQKDEADVYAYGHIHLPFVRSFHGKNVINSGSVGLPFDGHPLASYIIADLEEGRHTMQIHRVPYNREHVVELYHQGGYPNIETMGRVVFYGVKP; from the coding sequence ATGCGATTTGCTTTTCTTTCAGATATTCATGGCAATGCAACAGCACTAGAAGCAGTTATTACCGATTTAAACAAAAAAGATGTCGATCACATTGTTGTTTTAGGAGACCTCTCTTTTAGAGGACCTGAACCTAAAAGATGCCTTAATTTAATTCGTTCACTTGATGCATCCGTTGTAAAGGGAAATGCAGATGAGTGGCTTGTGCGCGGCTTTAATGAAGGTGAAGTGCCAAAAGAAGCACTTGATGGCCTAAATAAAGAACGCGACTGGACATTGAAACGATTAAATGATGAGGACCTAACGTATCTAAGCGAACTTCCTAGTGAAATGATTGTAGACCGCGGTCAAGATCAATTAATTCATGCGTTTCATGCTACACCTACTAGCTTATTTGAAAATGTATATCCAGATGAAACAACTAAAATTGAGCACCAATTAATGCAAAAGGATGAAGCAGACGTCTATGCATATGGCCATATCCATTTACCGTTTGTTCGTTCTTTCCACGGCAAAAATGTTATTAACTCAGGGAGCGTCGGATTACCATTTGACGGCCATCCTCTCGCATCTTATATCATTGCTGACCTTGAAGAAGGACGTCACACGATGCAGATTCACAGAGTTCCTTATAACAGAGAGCATGTCGTAGAGCTTTATCATCAAGGCGGTTATCCTAATATTGAAACGATGGGCCGGGTAGTCTTTTACGGGGTAAAACCATAA
- a CDS encoding conserved virulence factor C family protein, whose protein sequence is MHILSIEPTPSPNTMKLTLSESLGQGSRNSYNEKNKGEAPEYIQELFNIEGVKSVYHVADFLAIDRHPKVDWKVILPKVREVFGEDADETRQQENKAQDTFGEVYVSLQVFKGIPMQVKLSNGEEEKRAGLPDRFNEAISKAQKPEDNVVMERKWVDQGIRYGELDDVAKEVVDEVSAAYSDSRLNGLVLIANGEAGKNTEQAESRFIKVTKEMLEASDWRERYAALERMDPKEEDLPVLELALRDEKASIRRLATVYLGMIEKPVVLPLLYQALEDSSVTVRRTAGDCLSDIGDADAAGAMEKALKDKNKLVRWRAAMFLYEVGDESSLPALKEAADDPEFEVAMQVKMAIERIEGGEEAKGSVWKQMTDSISSERE, encoded by the coding sequence ATGCATATTTTATCAATTGAACCAACTCCAAGTCCTAATACGATGAAATTAACATTAAGCGAAAGCTTAGGACAAGGGTCACGTAATAGTTATAACGAAAAAAACAAGGGCGAGGCACCTGAATACATACAAGAATTATTTAACATAGAAGGAGTTAAAAGTGTGTATCATGTAGCTGATTTCCTAGCCATTGACCGCCATCCTAAGGTGGATTGGAAAGTCATTCTTCCAAAGGTTCGCGAAGTGTTTGGGGAAGATGCAGATGAGACACGTCAACAGGAAAACAAAGCGCAAGATACATTTGGTGAAGTGTATGTAAGTCTTCAAGTATTCAAAGGCATTCCGATGCAGGTGAAACTGTCTAACGGAGAAGAAGAAAAGCGGGCAGGACTGCCTGATCGTTTTAATGAAGCAATCAGCAAAGCTCAAAAACCTGAGGACAATGTAGTGATGGAGCGAAAATGGGTGGATCAAGGTATCCGCTACGGTGAACTTGATGATGTAGCTAAAGAAGTAGTAGATGAGGTTTCAGCGGCTTATTCAGACTCTCGCTTAAATGGGCTGGTTCTTATTGCAAATGGTGAGGCAGGAAAGAATACAGAGCAGGCAGAAAGCAGATTTATTAAAGTGACAAAAGAAATGCTTGAAGCTTCAGATTGGCGAGAGCGTTATGCGGCTCTTGAGAGAATGGATCCAAAAGAAGAGGATCTTCCTGTGTTAGAGCTTGCCTTACGTGATGAGAAAGCATCGATCAGACGATTGGCTACTGTTTATTTAGGAATGATTGAAAAGCCGGTTGTCCTTCCATTATTGTATCAAGCTTTAGAGGATTCTTCAGTCACTGTTCGTCGTACAGCTGGTGATTGTTTGAGTGATATTGGTGATGCTGATGCAGCTGGGGCGATGGAGAAGGCCTTAAAAGATAAAAATAAGTTAGTCCGCTGGCGTGCTGCAATGTTTTTATATGAAGTGGGTGACGAGTCCAGCCTTCCTGCATTAAAGGAAGCTGCTGATGATCCTGAATTTGAAGTGGCGATGCAGGTGAAAATGGCAATTGAACGAATTGAAGGCGGAGAAGAAGCAAAAGGTTCTGTATGGAAGCAGATGACTGATTCAATTTCTAGTGAAAGGGAGTAG